A genomic region of Globicephala melas chromosome 9, mGloMel1.2, whole genome shotgun sequence contains the following coding sequences:
- the YAE1 gene encoding protein YAE1 homolog — MSWLRAASLVQGPGEERDVFDEEADESVLVQREWRNHMQRRVKEGYRDGIEAGKAVTLQQGFNQGFKEGAEVIMNYGQLRGTLSALLSWCHLHDSNSALISKINNLLDAVGQCEEYVLRHLKSITPQPHVVDLLDSIQDMDLCHIAPAEEKIDEAKDERFYENNAEFNKNCSKNLSGVDCSSLKYCRTQEHAHSENPSLTWILEQTASLVKQLGVSVDILQHLKQL, encoded by the exons ATGTCGTGGTTACGAGCCGCTTCCTTGGTCCAGGGTCCTGGAGAGGAGAGGGACGTTTTTGACGAGGAAGCTGACGAGTCGGTCCTGGTGCAGCGGGAATGGCGGAACCACATGCAGAGACGAGTCAAA gAAGGCTATAGAGATGGAATAGAAGCTGGCAAAGCAGTTACTCTTCAACAAGGTTTCAATCAAGGTTTTAAGGAAGGTGCAGAAGTCATTATGAACTATGGACAACTCAGAGGAACATtgag TGCTTTGCTCTCCTGGTGTCACCTTCATGATAGTAATTCGGCTTTgatcagtaaaataaataatcttcTGGATGCAGTTGGCCAGTGTGAAGAGTATGTGCTCAGACATCTGAAATCAATCACTCCACAGCCCCATGTTGTAGATTTATTGGACTCCATTCAGGATATGGACCTTTGTCATATAGCTCCAGCTGAGGAAAAGATTGATGAAGCTAAAGATGAAAGATTCTATGAAAATAATGCTGAATTTAACAAAAACTGTAGCAAGAATCTTAGTGGGGTAGAttgttcatctttaaaatattgtagAACACAGGAGCATGCACATTCCGAAAACCCAAGCCTCACTTGGATTTTAGAACAGACAGCCAGTTTGGTAAAACAGCTGGGAGTATCAGTAGACATATTACAGCACCTCAAACAACTATAA